The region CGCACTTTCATCTCATCCTTCCCAATCTGGTTCTCGGCATAGCAGGTGTAGTCCCCTTCCTCTCTCAGTCCAACGTCATTGAAATACAGGGTTCCATTATTGAAGACCACGTACCGCTTCGTCCGGCTGCCGCTGTCATCTGACTGCATGAAGGTATTGATCATGCTGCCATCTGGGAGACCCCAGGAGATCTCAGGATTTGGCAGACCTGTGGCTACACAGTCAACTTTCAGGTCCCCTCCGTACTTGACCTTGTGGTTATTCTCATTCTTATGTTCTATTTTTGCTGGTTTCATCATCACATTCACTTTAAGGACCACGTAGTCATCCCCGATCTTATTGCGGGCCACACACAAATAGTCTCCTGCATCTTTATCTGTAACTGAATGGACAACCAAAGTCCCGTTGCTGAATACTTTGATTCTAGTCTCCAAGCTactgtaaggaaagaaaaaagaagagaacatGAGCTGCAAAATCACATTTTAGGTATTAATTACTGAGTgaaacctggggaaaaaaaacccaaacaactcaACCATgctgaaagaaaggagaggaacaTTGCTATCATTAGATAATTAGATGGTCTGAAATGTCCAAGATCATCACCaccaaaaagcaaatggaaaaaaaatgattctATTCACTCGCAACCAAGCAATTCTATTCCATTCAATGACTTTAATGGTGGCTTTGAGCATTAAACACCAAATGATGGTATTTTTGACTCTTCTGACTGCAGGTACATTGTTGTGTAACATTCAAATATGGGATCTCTGAATGATACACTCCACATAAACCTATATGGACCATAACTATGGCATCTGGCATGGGTCCGCAGCTTACAACAAATCAAGATGAGTAACTTCCTCTGGCAACAGGTATAACACTTTAAACCTTTAGAACAATCacaaagaagtaaaatattGCTAAGCtttgaaatatggaaaaaaagattttcaatgTGCTAAAAAGCTAGTATTCCTTTCCACTTCAATATGGAATTGGTGTATTGTGGTCAAAACTAATTTCCTCAGTAGCcccaattttctccccaaaGAAGATCTCCCACATTTGAAAACCAGCCCACATAAAGATCatgagggaaaatgaaaaaagaaaaccaaacagtatTTTGTGGCTATCACTGTGAGGCATAAAATGAATTCTGGATTTTGTGCTTATCTACAGGGTAcgcaaatacattttttgtcaatatgaaaaaaattacaactatGTTCAGCTATTAAGTTGTTGACAATtgtgcattttaatttcagtacaTTTCTCATCTGTCTATAGTGCTCAAAGAGTGAGTAATGAATAATTTATGGAGAAGAAATTGTGTTTTCAGCAAAGTCTTAGGACAATTATTGTAGATTTGGAGAAGTGATATTTTACTTGATATTGTGAACATTGGAGAAGGTATCGTTTTAGGCATTTATATGCAACTGGCTTTGCACAAACCTCATTGCAaggtaatatttatttatacaagGATGTTAAAATGATCATGCTTACTTAAATAAGATGATTTCTTTGCCCCATATTTACTGTGTATAATGATTTGTACAACAGATAAACAAAATTCAGTGAACCCTTTTCTTCTGGGGAAAAGCAGGCACCGATGCAACTCCATGCAGACTAAGCACATTGGAACAAGCAGTACACAAGCTGTATATCTTAACTTTTGCCATTGGACTTTTTACTATATTTACAAGTGGCTGTAAAAGACAAATAGCGGCAGCTTATCCCAAACGCCTGATGCTGACTTTTCAAGAGTACGattgttttcaagaaaattatGCTAAGTTACGACTTGGCTATCTTTTGATATAATTTCAAATTCTTCCTTAAGGATTGGGGGCCTCATTCAAAACTCAGAGAAGTCAAGAATGAAACTTGTACAGATACAGATGGTTTTAGTTCTCGAAGTTCATCTAAACTGTAATTTAGCTGTGACACCTCAAATAGTAATTTACCTGTGTAGGGAATCAATCATCCTTTTGGAAGGCAACCTCCATAATATCCGAGGCCAGGGGTCACCCGAAGCACTACAGTCCAAATGCAGGATGCTGCCATATGTTACATCTGTTCTCTGAGGAGAGCTCCCGGTGATCTTGGCATTAGACGCGTGCTTCTTCACATGGAGTTGTACTGttctcctggcagctcccacCATATTAGCAGCAATGCATTCATAGGTCCCACTGTCCCTGGGGGAGACGTTGCGAATGTAAAGAGTTCCAttgggaaaaacaaataaattccCATTGACAAACTGAGAAGGTCGGATTTGCGTGCCGTCAAAGACCACCCAGCGGATGCTGGGAGAAGGTGCTGCTTTGGCAGTGCAGTGGATGTTAATACTGCTACCGAGGGGCAAGGAAATGTTCTCTTGCTTATCCTGCTGGATGATGGGGGGTAAGGCTGCAATGTGCAGCCTCACTGCAATGCTGTCAGCTCCTGCAGCATTGCTTGCTACGCATTTGTAAACTCCTCGGTCTGAAAAAGTTGCTTGCTTGATAGACAGGGTTCGATTTTCATGAAGCATTATCCTGCCTTCTGTGGTGGTGACTGTCTGCAAAATCTTCCTATCTGGGAAAATCCATGAAATATGTGGGCTTGGAGTCCCACTAGCCTGACATTCCATTGCTATGGTGTCTCCAAAATAGACCGTGACATCTCGATAGCGGGAAAGTAAAATTTTGGGCTGGTGGGCTACAACTGTAAGCACAATGATCATTTTATCTATGCCATGCAGGTTCTGAGCTGTGCACAAATACTGTCCACGATCCTGAAGTTGAACATTTCTAATAAGGAGGGTACCATTTTTCCAGACTTCAAACCTTTGTAACCTGGTGTTGGCTGACATTAGAGCTCCTGGGAAggtgagaggaaagaaagaaatggaaagtcaAAGAGCTTAAGACATACATCATTGCATTGAAAAAGTCTTACCTAAGATTTTAGATTTACTTAACACCAACTACAACTTCAGATGGATCACATAACGTCTGACACTCTCCATAGCTCCAATTAGTCTTTGTTTCTATTGCAGAACTAACCATACTAGCTTGCAAGCATGTACAGTGTGGGAACTTTTAAGGGCTTTATGCTTTAGGATTCCTCTTAAATCTTTACgtaatttctctttcccttctgcctATGGAAATGACATACACATCAATATTTAAGGCAGCAATGTTAACAAACCCATACTCACAAACTCTAACTGCTGTGAATAATCATTAAATGGTAGAGGTTTTCTTTTACTACAAGAAATACTGCGAAGTTATTTTACCTGCAATGATTAGTTGCAGTTAGTCACTTCttaaaagagacagaaattatTCTCCAGTGCTTTGGACTATTCCTGCaatcattttgcatttctatgcAACAGCCCAAGTATTTGTACCCTTAAAAAACCATGTGgaagaacacatttttctcttgtcttACCTGTAGAGACTTTTGTCCAAGTAATAAAAGGTTTGGGTTCCCCTACTGCATCACAAGGGATAAAAGCATCTGTTTCAGCAAGAATGGATATGGTCTGGGACCCTTTTGTGATAATTTTAGGTCCTTCTCCGTGTATCCTGAAATTAGTGGAAGATTGAATTACAGTCGAATTGTGTGGCATAATGCCTCCCACGTAAGGCACAGATGGAACTTTttgttgatgatgatgatgatgatgatgatgatggacACTTTTAAAAGGATGAACTGTGGTGGATATCTGTGGTTTTGTGTGCTGAAAGGCTGGAGGGGTGATCTTCAAAATCACTGGTGGTGGTGATGTGGTGGTTGTGGTGTGTGGCATTGGAGGCACTGGAATAGCTGTAGCTTTCTGCACTGTAATCCTAGTAGGGAAGACCTGGGTGACCTTCTTCTCATTTGTGTCTTTTGGGACTAGTTGACTAGGGACCACTGGTTTAGGATGCAAACCTAAATGAGGGAATATCCTTGTTCTGTTGAAAAGGAATGGCATTCTGGAACTGGGATAATAGGGGATCCCTTGACTTGGTAGTCTCCCTGCTGTGCCTCTGTTATCTGGGACATAGTTATTTCCAAAAAATCTTGAATTTATATTGTATCTGTTCTGACCCTGATTACCAAACTTGCTTGCAGTGAACGGATTTGTTTTGTGAAATGGAGACGCTTGTGTTGGGGTAGTTGTTTCTCTCTGAGAGGCAAAAGATTTTTTGTCCTGGATGGTATGTGCTGCATATGCTGTTATCTCTGGTTTGTTTGTGTAGTGAAGAGGCTGCTGTGTTATAAAATAGCGAAATGAACCTTGTGTTACAATATATGGAGGCTTCACTGTGCCTCTTACTGGAACATGCTTTGGAGGCACAACAGGCAGTCTTTGGTTTAGGCTTGGTATCATTCCAGCAGGTGGATGGGGAAGGTTTGGATTTAGCAGTAAACTGTTGTTTGACTTGCTACTATACAACTCTTTGAACTGCTCCTCTTTCGACTGTATGCTAATCCTGTTTTGGCTAGAGGAAGGAGTAGGGTGTACCATCTGTCTTGAGCTCACCACCATTTTGTCACCACCTGCTTCAACTTCTTTTGCTTCTGGGAACCTTTCCTGATTGAAGGCATTACTTTCCTCGGTGGTATAATGAAGAGAAGGATGTGAAGTGCTTGAAATGGAAGGGGGAAGAGTGGCAAATTTTATAAATGGAATAAAGGCAGTGGATGTAGTCAGAAGCCTTTCAGTTGTCTGCAAAGTGGGATCACGATGAAATACATGTGACATAGCTTCCTTTTTATCCAAGGAAGATGGCTTTGTCCCAGTCTGGGAAGCAAcagatttctttgtttctctaagTAGAAAAGTCTGAGTTTCTGTTGTGCTGAAGGAGGAGGACAAAGTAATCATCTCATGTTGCTGAGGTGTCTCAGTTATTGCTGGTGTTTCTAAAGACACTGTGGGCTTCCATGGCTCCTTTGAAACTTCCACTGTGCCAACAGGAATACTTAAGTCAGTCATAGTGGGATATTTCAGCTGGAATGTTCTGGTGTTTGTTTCATTAACCACAACTTCTGAGTCAAATAGGACAGGCTCTTCTTGAGATTCTGGTTTTGTAGATAGTATCAAGCTGTTCATATGCTCAGGAGAAGCTGTTGTGCTTGATTGTTCTGCCTTACTATCCATAGTTATAGAATCTGCTTTAATGCCCTTCTCCTCAGATATATTGACTAATGAATGGTATGCTGGCACTTTGCTATGCTCTGGTTTCAGAGGTGCACTTGACTCTTTTGTGGGAACTGCTTCATGTACAACATATGATGATAAAATCGTGATAGGTGCAGTCACTGGAAGTGCCAAGGTTTCGGGAGCAGCAGAGAGTGTCACATGTTTTGCTTCAGGTGGAGAAGCAGTAGGcctaaaaaaagaagttgtgaCCACCTCTCTGATTTTGGTAATTTTCTCTAAGACAATCGAATCAGTAACTAATGGAGGAGTGAATTCCACATGCTTCTCTTCCTTAGCCCGTATTTTGACATTGTTTTTAAGATCAGGACTTGCAAGAGTTGCAGAAGATGTTCTGGTCACAGCTTCAACTTCAGGTGTCCTTGGAACGACAGGCATTGCCTCTGTGGTTAAAACAACAGCGGGGGAAGGCTTTGGTCTTTGTCGGATTCTGTTTGGCCTCAATCTCCTTCTCCCATAAGGCCTTTTTCTAACATGCTGTGTAATAAGTGAAGGCATGGTCTTTCTATAGGGAGTTGTTGTTGTGGCCACAGTGGTCAATCTACTGATGGAAGAAGCAGTTTTTATCCCCTCTGTTGTTTTACGAAGAGCATCAGTACTATGCAAAATGAATGTGGGATCTGGTTTTGGAGCAGCCAGGTTTCCACGTTCTCCTCCCTGAAAACTCTCTGCATAACTGCTGGACATGCTTTCTTGAGTCAACGTATTCCTGTGGGTCTCAGGTTCTTCCATGCTCTGAACCCTGATGGGTGTGACAGATGGAAAACTTGTACTTAAGTCTGCCATTTTTGGCTGACCTGTGGATACTTCTTTGTGCTGGTCTATCAAGTCATCGCTCTTTTCTGTAACAAATGGAGAAACGGATGAAGAAATGGTAGTAGTGCCTACAGAACCTGTTGGGATGATCTCATCCAGCTGAGAAGGTGTTAAAATTATGGTGTCAACACTCATTGGGTCCACTTCATTTAACTTCACACTTGTCTCTATGACACTATGAAGATCCACAGTCTGAGACTCAGCTAGGACAGTAGCATCAAGTGGTAgctcagcaaaagcagaattttcctCTGATATAGAAGATATAGTTCTATCTTCACTTTCCACTGTGAATGAAGTGCTCTGGATTCTAGGAAAGTTTGTTATAATTTGTCTGGTTAGAGGTTCTTCAGTGAAAGCATGGATATTTTCTCTAACTACAACTGAATCATCGGTCCTGACATCAAGATGCTGCTGGCCTTGGGGTTGCACAGTTGCAGAGACAGGAGTCAAATATGGACCTGATGCAGCAATTTCTACAGAGTTTATACTTGCAGGTGTTTCTAAAGCTCTGTGGTGGGAGAAGGGTTCAGTTTCCGACCTCGTTAATATGGATTGGACTGAAAATGCGCTAGTGTTGTGGGAAACAGTGACTGGGAATGGCTCATCTTCACTCACAGGTGATGTATCAGCAGAGGAATCTACCACATCGGCTGCTGTCTCTGAAGGCGGAGGGCTAGCTACCGGATGAGGGACTGGAGTAGTTTTCTGCATGACTGATGGCAGTGCGGTTGTTGAAGAAATGGCTGTAGCTGTTGTAGTCCTAGGAAGATTCTTCCCACGGACCTTTGCCAAAATGTCAGCCCAATGCTGTGGATTAATCTGCTTGCTTGCCACATTAATTCTCCTTCGAGATTCAAATACTCTCCGGCCTTCTGCAACATTACTGTCATGCGTTTTATCAGTActtttccagattttcattttccttctgcccttcttcccctttttaatTTGAGCCTCTGGCACCTGGTCACTTTTTTGTTTGAAGGATATTTCCCAGTCTTTCAGGTGGTTCTTTCTTCGTGGGAACTCCTCCACCCCTCCTGTCCCTGATCCCTCTCCATCATCTATGACTCGCCCTCTTGTTTTTGACAAACTTTTTGAGCCTGGGCGCTTTTTTAGTTTTACTCTTTTAAATGACCTGTCAGAcaccattttatttactgtgacCCTTACAACAAACTGATCTGATCCCTGCTGATTGACAGCCACACATCTGTAATGGCCACTATCACTAACGTGGCTTTTTGGAATAAGCAAAGTGCCATTGTCCAACATATATCCTTTTGAAGAGTTTGATAAATCAGTAAGTACCTGGCTGTTTGGAAGAATCCAGTTCAACTGTGGCTCTGGGATGCCAACTGCATTGCATGGCAAAACTATTGGAtctccaacatttttttcaactcTCACTACGTCTGAATCAGCTACCTGTATAGCTGGAGGCTGCACTACAAGTCTGTAAGCCATTACGTCCACATCATCTCTCACTTGGGCAACGCAGTGGTACAAACC is a window of Buteo buteo chromosome 25, bButBut1.hap1.1, whole genome shotgun sequence DNA encoding:
- the MXRA5 gene encoding matrix-remodeling-associated protein 5, whose translation is MRSAKAASRRAAAGRDEPRRAGAGGEAGSQVAAARPPRRPASPPPPARSPPGVWERRAAPAETAAPGCRRSEARGGDKMGARAAAGALSVVLILGLGLPPGALGCPQPCACYLPTEVHCTFRSLAAVPARISKHVERINFGFNSIQSIHENSFAGLTKLELLMIHGNDIQNIPNGALKDLVSLQVFKISYNKLKVITGQTLQGLSSLMRLHMDHNRIEFIHPNAFNGLTSLRLVHLEGNLLQQLHPHTFSTFMVLDYFKLSTVRHLYLSENALRTLPAGMFQGMPLLENLYLHGNPWACDCSLKWLLEWNEVSGGVLKCKKDKAYEGGQLCPKCNSPKQLQKEDIQNLKDISCRKPVIQSSLRQNSSTQDEEDGDSYELPLEELQSSPWNITLNMTDEHGNIVHLNCEIKKPTGSTRIQWNQIQTQEIDINATISLDFECPMNRENYEKLWKLIAYYSEVPVKLEREFMLSKEPKISYQYRQGSDYDALYYTGVKAQILAEPSWVMQALINIQLNRRQSTGKKVVLSFFTAFSQKIRTKNTGQQRSWVMIEQNQSTRTAQSVVEGSEFQLSCDVKASEGPSIQWLFPDGTKLQAPFNQKDSRFSILSSGQLIIKAVSYTDGGLYHCVAQVRDDVDVMAYRLVVQPPAIQVADSDVVRVEKNVGDPIVLPCNAVGIPEPQLNWILPNSQVLTDLSNSSKGYMLDNGTLLIPKSHVSDSGHYRCVAVNQQGSDQFVVRVTVNKMVSDRSFKRVKLKKRPGSKSLSKTRGRVIDDGEGSGTGGVEEFPRRKNHLKDWEISFKQKSDQVPEAQIKKGKKGRRKMKIWKSTDKTHDSNVAEGRRVFESRRRINVASKQINPQHWADILAKVRGKNLPRTTTATAISSTTALPSVMQKTTPVPHPVASPPPSETAADVVDSSADTSPVSEDEPFPVTVSHNTSAFSVQSILTRSETEPFSHHRALETPASINSVEIAASGPYLTPVSATVQPQGQQHLDVRTDDSVVVRENIHAFTEEPLTRQIITNFPRIQSTSFTVESEDRTISSISEENSAFAELPLDATVLAESQTVDLHSVIETSVKLNEVDPMSVDTIILTPSQLDEIIPTGSVGTTTISSSVSPFVTEKSDDLIDQHKEVSTGQPKMADLSTSFPSVTPIRVQSMEEPETHRNTLTQESMSSSYAESFQGGERGNLAAPKPDPTFILHSTDALRKTTEGIKTASSISRLTTVATTTTPYRKTMPSLITQHVRKRPYGRRRLRPNRIRQRPKPSPAVVLTTEAMPVVPRTPEVEAVTRTSSATLASPDLKNNVKIRAKEEKHVEFTPPLVTDSIVLEKITKIREVVTTSFFRPTASPPEAKHVTLSAAPETLALPVTAPITILSSYVVHEAVPTKESSAPLKPEHSKVPAYHSLVNISEEKGIKADSITMDSKAEQSSTTASPEHMNSLILSTKPESQEEPVLFDSEVVVNETNTRTFQLKYPTMTDLSIPVGTVEVSKEPWKPTVSLETPAITETPQQHEMITLSSSFSTTETQTFLLRETKKSVASQTGTKPSSLDKKEAMSHVFHRDPTLQTTERLLTTSTAFIPFIKFATLPPSISSTSHPSLHYTTEESNAFNQERFPEAKEVEAGGDKMVVSSRQMVHPTPSSSQNRISIQSKEEQFKELYSSKSNNSLLLNPNLPHPPAGMIPSLNQRLPVVPPKHVPVRGTVKPPYIVTQGSFRYFITQQPLHYTNKPEITAYAAHTIQDKKSFASQRETTTPTQASPFHKTNPFTASKFGNQGQNRYNINSRFFGNNYVPDNRGTAGRLPSQGIPYYPSSRMPFLFNRTRIFPHLGLHPKPVVPSQLVPKDTNEKKVTQVFPTRITVQKATAIPVPPMPHTTTTTSPPPVILKITPPAFQHTKPQISTTVHPFKSVHHHHHHHHHQQKVPSVPYVGGIMPHNSTVIQSSTNFRIHGEGPKIITKGSQTISILAETDAFIPCDAVGEPKPFITWTKVSTGALMSANTRLQRFEVWKNGTLLIRNVQLQDRGQYLCTAQNLHGIDKMIIVLTVVAHQPKILLSRYRDVTVYFGDTIAMECQASGTPSPHISWIFPDRKILQTVTTTEGRIMLHENRTLSIKQATFSDRGVYKCVASNAAGADSIAVRLHIAALPPIIQQDKQENISLPLGSSINIHCTAKAAPSPSIRWVVFDGTQIRPSQFVNGNLFVFPNGTLYIRNVSPRDSGTYECIAANMVGAARRTVQLHVKKHASNAKITGSSPQRTDVTYGSILHLDCSASGDPWPRILWRLPSKRMIDSLHSSLETRIKVFSNGTLVVHSVTDKDAGDYLCVARNKIGDDYVVLKVNVMMKPAKIEHKNENNHKVKYGGDLKVDCVATGLPNPEISWGLPDGSMINTFMQSDDSGSRTKRYVVFNNGTLYFNDVGLREEGDYTCYAENQIGKDEMKVRVKVVAEPATIRNKTYVVINVPYGDVVTVACEAKGEPTPKVTWLSPTNRPIPALSDKYQIYRDGTLLIQKAQRSDSGNYTCVVRNSAGEDRKIVWIHVNVQPPRINGHLSAITSVRETATRDSRKLIDCKAEGIPAPRVLWAFPEGVILPAPYYGNRITVHRNGTLDIRGVRQTDAVQLICIGRNEGGEARLIVQLLITDHLEKPSFRDPVNERITAIAGHSINLNCSVQGNPKPSTSWILPNGTEVLSGSRLHRFYHKRDGILHISSLSAGDAGTYRCTARNPGGYVERVVFLKVGLRPEISNQYNNLVSIINGETLQLHCITQPNQRAQVSWTLPSGMVLDAPQAVGRFSLQENGSLTVREASVFDRGTYLCKVSSEYGTSVMNVPVIVIAYPPRITSEPAPVIYARPGNSVKLNCMAIGIPKAEITWELPDKSHLTTGAQSRLYGNKFLHPQGSLVIQQSTQRDAGFYKCTAKNILGSDSKTTYIHIF